One Thermococcus sp. JdF3 genomic window carries:
- a CDS encoding Na(+)/H(+) antiporter subunit B translates to MKSDMGLIVKTTARATIPLIGIFGAYVVSHGHLTPGGGFQGGATIAGAGILFLIAFGLGEMKRRYNHHLYSALEGLGGLVFLGAAMLGLGVAFFYNTLWHNGPVFNGQPGTLLSAGYLPIMNLAVGLKVFAGLVSAMVAIAAFRRWNE, encoded by the coding sequence ATGAAGAGTGACATGGGACTAATCGTTAAGACCACCGCGAGGGCCACCATTCCGCTCATAGGAATCTTCGGTGCCTACGTGGTCTCACACGGTCACCTTACGCCGGGAGGCGGCTTCCAGGGTGGAGCGACCATAGCGGGAGCCGGGATACTGTTCCTCATAGCCTTCGGGCTGGGCGAGATGAAGAGGCGCTACAACCACCACCTCTACTCGGCCCTCGAGGGCCTCGGCGGCCTGGTATTCCTCGGAGCGGCGATGCTCGGCCTGGGAGTTGCGTTCTTCTACAACACGCTGTGGCACAACGGGCCGGTCTTCAACGGCCAGCCGGGAACGCTGCTCTCAGCGGGTTACCTGCCGATAATGAACCTCGCCGTGGGACTGAAGGTCTTCGCGGGACTGGTCAGCGCGATGGTTGCCATAGCGGCATTCAGGAGGTGGAACGAATGA
- a CDS encoding NADH-quinone oxidoreductase subunit B family protein has protein sequence MAIKVTGAETNVSSNSSERERLEREISKLCRYIGRSPWVFHVNSGSCNGCDIEIIAALTPRYDAERFGVKLVGTPRHADILLVTGPVTDQSLERVKLVYEQTPDPKVVIAVGACPTGGSVFFESPFTNAPLDKHIPVDVFVPGCPPRPEAILYGVVLGLQKLIERIEGGKR, from the coding sequence ATGGCGATTAAGGTTACAGGGGCAGAGACCAATGTCAGCTCAAACTCCTCGGAGCGCGAGAGGCTTGAGAGGGAGATATCAAAGCTCTGCAGGTACATAGGGCGCTCACCCTGGGTGTTCCACGTGAACAGCGGCAGCTGCAACGGCTGCGACATCGAGATAATAGCCGCACTGACGCCGAGGTACGACGCCGAGCGCTTCGGTGTGAAGCTCGTCGGAACGCCGAGACACGCCGACATACTGCTCGTAACCGGGCCGGTGACCGACCAGAGCCTTGAGAGGGTCAAGCTGGTCTACGAGCAGACTCCGGACCCGAAAGTTGTCATAGCCGTCGGAGCCTGCCCCACCGGCGGAAGCGTGTTCTTCGAGAGCCCCTTCACCAACGCGCCGCTGGACAAGCACATACCGGTGGACGTCTTCGTACCCGGCTGCCCGCCGAGGCCCGAGGCGATACTCTACGGAGTCGTGCTCGGTCTGCAGAAGCTGATAGAGAGAATTGAGGGGGGTAAGAGATGA
- the mbhE gene encoding hydrogen gas-evolving membrane-bound hydrogenase subunit E: MRRALGLFAFIGFTLFLLVAAASLRPFGEPVHTEMDSYFIGHAQEEASSNNVVTSIVFDYRGFDTLGEATVLFTAVAGVLMALRRREVKA, translated from the coding sequence ATGAGGAGAGCCCTTGGCCTCTTCGCGTTCATAGGCTTCACCCTGTTCCTCCTCGTGGCCGCGGCGAGCCTCAGGCCCTTCGGTGAGCCGGTTCACACCGAGATGGACTCCTACTTCATCGGGCACGCACAGGAGGAGGCATCGTCAAACAACGTCGTCACCAGCATAGTCTTCGACTACAGGGGTTTCGATACCCTTGGAGAGGCCACTGTACTGTTCACCGCGGTTGCGGGCGTGCTGATGGCCCTCAGAAGGAGGGAGGTGAAAGCATGA
- the mbhE gene encoding hydrogen gas-evolving membrane-bound hydrogenase subunit E, whose product MKRTFGALALLFLLGVLLVVASPSTGIKFGLGGEDWKAYRYTDQYYIDHGVQEVGGTNIVTDIVFDYRGYDTLGEATVLFTAIAGAVALLRPWRRDEDEE is encoded by the coding sequence ATGAAGAGGACTTTCGGAGCTCTCGCACTGCTGTTCCTCCTCGGAGTGCTGCTCGTCGTTGCGAGCCCTTCAACCGGAATAAAGTTCGGCCTCGGCGGTGAGGACTGGAAGGCCTACCGCTACACCGACCAGTACTACATAGACCACGGCGTGCAGGAGGTGGGTGGAACCAACATAGTCACCGACATAGTCTTCGACTACCGTGGCTACGATACCCTCGGAGAGGCGACGGTTCTCTTCACTGCTATAGCCGGAGCGGTTGCACTTCTCAGGCCCTGGAGGAGGGATGAGGATGAAGAGTGA
- a CDS encoding hydrogenase, whose product MFGYWDALYFVYVFAIGLLISYVLYKWAERSSTGTRRTGDGTKIFLSGEDQDEIVPQFEHFQGYVTGRHVMWGLIRGIHRMFLIFRREHTGLLSDYISYLLVTTAIIVGALIVWG is encoded by the coding sequence ATGTTTGGCTACTGGGATGCACTCTACTTCGTTTACGTCTTTGCCATAGGCCTGCTCATCTCGTACGTGCTCTACAAGTGGGCCGAGCGCTCCAGCACGGGGACGAGGAGAACCGGCGATGGAACGAAGATATTCCTCAGCGGTGAGGACCAGGACGAGATCGTTCCGCAGTTCGAGCACTTCCAGGGCTACGTCACCGGAAGACACGTCATGTGGGGCCTCATAAGAGGAATTCACAGGATGTTCCTCATCTTCCGCAGGGAGCACACCGGACTGCTGAGCGACTACATCAGCTACCTGCTCGTCACGACCGCGATAATTGTGGGAGCGCTGATAGTGTGGGGATGA
- a CDS encoding proton-conducting transporter membrane subunit has protein sequence MNGLIPYLIIVPLLGAFALPIVGLAGRKARELWAILITGITLGVAAGLFKEVWKSGEILVYTLGAKSPIGNGVPFPIRIVWEVDLLSALFALMVTFIAFVAVLYSSEYMRHDTGLEKYYALVLVLEVGMLGIAITGDLFNFYVFLEIMSIASYALVAFRNDTWEGIEAGIKYMFVGSLASSFILLGIVLLYGQYGTLTMAYLAKMIAENPTFTAKVALGLLAGGLLFKSGAVPVHMWLADAHPAAPSSISAMLSGLVIKIGGTYALARLAFSVFSAGISTRTVGWIIIFFACVTLIVGNAMAVIQTDMKRLFAFSSVGQIGYILLGIGIGLAAYGSDVGQVALAGAIYHTVNHAIMKALLFLVAGAVIHGLGTKNLNELSGIARKMPVTSFAFLVGAAAIIGLPPLNGFASKWLIYESSALFNPFLAAIAVIGTAFCTAAYIRVLFTFFGRPSERVMNAEEPGKAMLVPMLILVVAIIVMGLFPWAISDKVMLPAAKTLENIGAYVSAVLGGA, from the coding sequence ATGAACGGGCTGATCCCATACCTCATCATAGTCCCGCTCCTTGGAGCATTCGCACTGCCCATAGTGGGCCTCGCGGGAAGGAAGGCCAGGGAGCTGTGGGCGATACTCATAACCGGCATCACCCTCGGCGTCGCGGCCGGACTGTTCAAAGAAGTCTGGAAGAGCGGCGAGATACTCGTCTACACCCTCGGAGCGAAGAGCCCCATTGGAAACGGCGTTCCATTCCCGATAAGGATAGTCTGGGAGGTGGACCTCCTCAGCGCGCTCTTCGCCCTGATGGTGACCTTCATAGCCTTCGTGGCCGTGCTCTACTCCAGCGAGTACATGAGGCACGATACGGGGCTTGAGAAGTACTATGCCCTAGTCCTCGTCCTCGAGGTCGGCATGCTCGGCATAGCCATAACCGGCGACCTGTTCAACTTCTACGTCTTCCTGGAGATAATGAGCATAGCGAGCTACGCCCTCGTCGCCTTCAGGAACGACACCTGGGAGGGCATCGAGGCGGGCATAAAGTACATGTTCGTCGGCTCCCTCGCCAGCTCATTCATCCTCCTCGGCATAGTGCTCCTCTACGGCCAGTACGGAACGCTGACGATGGCCTACCTGGCCAAGATGATAGCTGAGAACCCAACCTTCACCGCCAAGGTGGCCCTCGGCCTCCTCGCGGGCGGACTGCTCTTCAAGAGCGGTGCCGTTCCGGTGCACATGTGGCTCGCAGACGCACACCCGGCCGCTCCGAGCTCGATCAGCGCCATGCTCTCGGGTCTCGTCATCAAGATAGGCGGTACCTACGCCCTGGCGAGGCTCGCCTTCAGCGTCTTCAGCGCCGGAATCAGCACTAGAACGGTCGGCTGGATAATCATATTCTTCGCCTGCGTGACCCTCATAGTCGGAAACGCGATGGCGGTGATACAGACCGACATGAAGAGGCTCTTCGCCTTCTCCAGCGTCGGCCAGATCGGCTACATCCTCCTGGGAATCGGAATTGGCCTTGCCGCGTATGGAAGCGACGTCGGCCAGGTCGCTCTGGCGGGTGCGATATACCACACCGTGAACCACGCGATAATGAAGGCCCTCCTGTTCCTCGTCGCGGGAGCGGTCATACACGGGCTCGGAACCAAGAACCTCAACGAGCTGAGCGGAATAGCCAGGAAGATGCCGGTCACGAGCTTCGCATTCCTGGTCGGTGCGGCCGCGATAATCGGCCTTCCGCCGCTCAACGGCTTCGCGAGCAAGTGGCTCATCTACGAGAGCTCGGCGCTCTTCAACCCGTTCCTCGCGGCAATAGCCGTCATAGGCACAGCCTTCTGTACCGCCGCATACATCAGGGTGCTCTTCACGTTCTTCGGAAGGCCGAGCGAGAGGGTCATGAACGCGGAGGAGCCAGGAAAGGCCATGCTCGTGCCGATGCTCATACTGGTGGTGGCAATAATCGTCATGGGACTCTTCCCATGGGCCATCAGCGACAAGGTCATGCTTCCGGCGGCAAAGACTCTGGAGAACATAGGGGCTTACGTATCGGCGGTGCTGGGGGGTGCGTGA
- a CDS encoding NADH-quinone oxidoreductase subunit K yields MIPFQFITAFLLIAMGIYALLYKRNLIKLILALNIIDAGIHLLLISFGYRIEAGQIPTAPIYTGYETVKSAMVAPIPQALTLTSIVIGVCVLSLAMALTINAYRHYGSLDVNKLRRLRG; encoded by the coding sequence ATGATACCGTTCCAGTTCATCACGGCGTTCCTGCTAATAGCCATGGGAATCTACGCCCTCCTCTACAAGAGGAACCTCATCAAGCTCATACTGGCCCTCAACATCATAGATGCCGGCATACACCTGCTCCTCATAAGCTTCGGATACCGCATAGAGGCAGGCCAGATACCAACCGCGCCAATCTACACGGGCTACGAGACCGTAAAGAGCGCCATGGTCGCCCCGATTCCGCAGGCGCTCACGCTCACCAGCATAGTCATCGGGGTCTGCGTTCTCTCGCTGGCGATGGCCCTCACGATAAACGCCTACAGGCACTACGGAAGCCTCGACGTTAACAAGCTCAGGAGGTTGAGAGGATGA
- a CDS encoding nickel-dependent hydrogenase large subunit, with translation MNGKLEYWVKIPIGPIHPALEEPEKFIITLDGERIINVDVKLGYNLRGLEWIAMRRNYIQILYLAERICGICSFSHNHTYSRAVEEMAGIEVPERAEYIRVIIGELERIHSHLLNLGVVGHTIGYDTTLHLSWLARERVMDILEAIGGNRVNYSINTIGGVRRDLEEKHIRAILDMIENYRNEVMPKIEEIFLYDPTVEARLRDAGVIPKRIAIEYSAQGPTARGSGVKKDVRYNEKLSVYPDLGVKPITPKEFTGVVKGDVFDRMVVRVGELWQSMELIERAIDQMPEGKIKAVPKDNTLLFQLKKAEGEGIGRYEAPRGELIHYVMAQKGKDVPAKWKMREPTFPNLFAIARALVGEQVADVPVAIASIDPCLSCTDRVAVVDANTGRKKVLTERDLLRLSIEKTRELNPNVRAKPEVVGVGCPRGGVL, from the coding sequence ATGAACGGAAAGCTTGAGTACTGGGTTAAGATACCCATCGGACCCATTCACCCCGCACTGGAGGAGCCCGAGAAGTTCATCATCACGCTCGACGGAGAGAGGATAATCAACGTCGACGTCAAGCTCGGCTACAACCTCAGGGGCCTCGAATGGATAGCCATGAGGAGAAACTACATCCAGATACTCTACCTCGCCGAGAGGATATGCGGAATCTGTTCCTTCTCCCACAACCACACCTATTCCAGAGCCGTTGAGGAGATGGCCGGCATAGAGGTGCCCGAGAGGGCCGAGTACATCCGTGTGATAATCGGCGAGCTCGAGAGAATCCACTCCCACCTGCTCAACCTCGGAGTCGTTGGGCACACCATAGGCTACGACACCACCCTCCACCTCAGCTGGCTCGCCCGCGAGCGCGTCATGGACATCCTGGAGGCCATCGGCGGCAACAGGGTCAACTACTCCATCAACACCATCGGCGGCGTGAGGAGGGACCTGGAGGAGAAGCACATCAGGGCCATACTCGACATGATAGAGAACTACAGGAACGAGGTCATGCCCAAGATAGAGGAGATATTCCTCTACGATCCGACGGTCGAGGCCAGGCTGAGGGACGCTGGCGTTATTCCCAAGAGGATAGCCATCGAGTACAGCGCCCAGGGACCGACTGCCAGGGGAAGCGGCGTGAAGAAAGACGTCCGCTACAACGAGAAGCTCAGCGTTTACCCGGACCTCGGCGTGAAGCCGATAACGCCCAAGGAGTTCACCGGAGTTGTCAAGGGGGACGTTTTCGACAGGATGGTGGTCAGGGTCGGCGAGCTCTGGCAGAGCATGGAGCTCATAGAGAGGGCCATAGACCAGATGCCGGAGGGCAAGATAAAGGCGGTTCCAAAGGACAACACCCTCCTGTTCCAGCTCAAGAAAGCCGAGGGGGAGGGAATAGGCAGGTACGAGGCCCCGCGCGGTGAACTCATCCACTACGTCATGGCCCAGAAGGGCAAGGACGTCCCGGCGAAGTGGAAGATGCGCGAGCCCACATTCCCGAACCTGTTCGCGATAGCCAGAGCGTTGGTGGGCGAGCAGGTGGCGGACGTTCCGGTTGCAATAGCCTCAATAGACCCCTGCCTGAGCTGTACGGACAGGGTCGCGGTGGTGGATGCTAACACAGGAAGGAAGAAGGTCCTCACCGAGAGGGACCTCCTCAGGCTCTCGATAGAGAAAACCAGGGAGCTGAACCCGAACGTTAGGGCGAAGCCCGAAGTTGTTGGAGTAGGCTGCCCGAGGGGTGGTGTCCTATGA
- a CDS encoding NADH-quinone oxidoreductase subunit C: MNVDEFVKAFGERFPEAEIRVSENKMPHPKRRVWVEIDREKFHDAMKFIKELDPKAQFSIIIGMDAGDRLLAKYHMEMFWEEGESLSLVIGTSVPKDDPKLPTVTDVFPSALPYERENQEFLGLFFEGIPDPRRLFLPDDFPEGIYPLRLDETGIKPEMVKNAGHPYKIKKEGSK, translated from the coding sequence ATGAACGTTGACGAGTTCGTTAAAGCCTTTGGCGAGAGGTTCCCCGAGGCCGAGATAAGGGTGAGCGAGAACAAGATGCCCCACCCGAAGAGGCGCGTCTGGGTCGAGATAGACAGGGAGAAGTTCCACGACGCCATGAAGTTCATCAAGGAGCTCGACCCGAAGGCCCAGTTCTCCATCATAATCGGAATGGACGCCGGCGACAGACTGCTCGCCAAGTACCACATGGAGATGTTCTGGGAGGAGGGGGAGAGCCTGTCGCTCGTCATAGGCACGAGCGTCCCCAAGGATGACCCCAAGCTGCCCACAGTCACGGACGTCTTCCCGAGCGCGCTGCCCTACGAGAGGGAGAACCAGGAGTTCCTCGGGCTGTTCTTCGAGGGAATCCCCGACCCGAGAAGACTCTTCCTGCCCGACGACTTCCCGGAGGGAATCTACCCGCTGAGGCTCGACGAGACCGGAATCAAGCCCGAGATGGTCAAGAACGCAGGACACCCCTATAAAATTAAGAAGGAGGGCTCGAAATGA
- a CDS encoding respiratory chain complex I subunit 1 family protein, whose amino-acid sequence MNVLYATLGFLGIYAYVSFASLLWGGIDRKLVARMQRRMGPPLLQPFYDFLKLVSKESIIPRDANRFFELAPVLALATSIALLAYTPLGFEPLFGTKGDVILFIYLLTLIGFLRVVGAVSSGSPYAQIGAQREMIILVSREGPMMLALFTILWRLSDLGVTKPFSMGTFYEHNVWELGTPMSIIGAVVLLLVFMAWLASEIEVGYFDIPEAETELAEGTMAEYSGRHLALFELANAIKAFVSASLVVAIFFPWGISGYLGLTGLPAVVIDLLFHTLKVFAVLFVSMSLFRAVTGRLRINQAVTLFWTRMLPAAIVGALLLAIDTLGVVA is encoded by the coding sequence ATGAACGTCCTCTACGCAACGCTCGGATTCCTGGGAATTTACGCTTACGTATCCTTCGCCTCACTGCTCTGGGGAGGCATAGACAGGAAACTGGTTGCAAGGATGCAGCGCAGGATGGGCCCCCCACTGCTCCAGCCGTTCTACGACTTCCTGAAGCTGGTCAGCAAGGAGTCCATAATCCCGAGGGACGCCAACAGGTTCTTCGAACTGGCCCCCGTGCTGGCTCTCGCCACCTCCATCGCCCTGCTCGCCTACACCCCGCTCGGCTTCGAGCCGCTCTTTGGAACCAAGGGTGACGTGATACTCTTCATCTACCTGCTGACCCTAATCGGCTTCCTCAGGGTCGTTGGTGCCGTTAGCTCGGGCTCCCCCTACGCCCAGATAGGCGCCCAGAGGGAGATGATAATCCTCGTCTCCAGGGAGGGGCCGATGATGCTGGCCCTCTTCACCATACTCTGGCGCCTCAGCGACCTCGGCGTTACAAAGCCCTTCAGCATGGGCACCTTCTACGAGCACAACGTCTGGGAGCTCGGGACGCCGATGAGCATAATAGGGGCAGTGGTGCTCCTGCTCGTCTTCATGGCCTGGCTCGCCAGCGAGATTGAGGTCGGCTACTTCGACATCCCCGAGGCCGAGACCGAGCTCGCCGAGGGAACGATGGCCGAGTACAGCGGAAGGCACCTGGCCCTCTTTGAGCTGGCCAACGCGATAAAGGCCTTCGTGAGCGCGAGCCTCGTCGTGGCGATATTCTTCCCGTGGGGCATATCCGGCTACCTCGGGCTCACGGGGCTTCCGGCGGTAGTCATAGACCTGCTCTTCCACACCCTCAAGGTCTTCGCCGTGCTCTTCGTGAGCATGAGCCTTTTCAGGGCGGTAACTGGAAGGCTCAGGATAAACCAGGCGGTGACCCTGTTCTGGACCAGGATGCTTCCGGCCGCAATAGTCGGGGCGCTGCTGCTGGCAATAGACACCCTGGGGGTGGTGGCATGA
- the mnhG gene encoding monovalent cation/H(+) antiporter subunit G, with protein sequence MIEWLIAAFLAIGVFFNLLASVGILRFPDVYTRIHAATKCTTFGTIFIVLAAVTYSMYSYFWVERDPSWITIGIHSALVVIFLVLTNPVGAHAIGRAARKSGIRPHGAVIDELEGRL encoded by the coding sequence ATGATAGAGTGGCTAATAGCGGCATTCCTGGCTATCGGCGTGTTCTTCAACCTTCTGGCCAGCGTTGGCATCCTCCGCTTCCCCGACGTCTACACGAGGATACACGCGGCAACCAAGTGCACGACCTTCGGCACGATATTCATAGTCCTGGCCGCCGTCACGTACTCGATGTACAGCTACTTCTGGGTGGAGAGGGATCCATCCTGGATAACCATAGGGATACACTCGGCCCTGGTGGTCATATTCCTGGTGCTCACCAACCCCGTTGGGGCCCACGCCATCGGCAGGGCCGCGAGGAAGTCGGGCATACGGCCTCACGGGGCGGTTATAGACGAGCTGGAGGGTCGCCTATGA
- a CDS encoding 4Fe-4S binding protein: MRVPPTLSAVLSNLFKKPATNPFPASDPVPTPEGFRGKLVYYPDKCVGCRLCVMVCPAGVIEYVPEVRKVTFWLGRCVFCQQCVDVCPVKALEMSDEFLLATDDKYNDNLRWFKEDEIEELKKKLEEQKKAKEAAKKGAESQKK; the protein is encoded by the coding sequence ATGAGGGTCCCACCGACGCTCTCAGCCGTGCTGAGCAACCTGTTCAAGAAGCCGGCAACCAACCCCTTCCCTGCGAGCGATCCGGTTCCGACTCCAGAGGGCTTCAGGGGCAAGCTCGTCTACTATCCCGACAAGTGCGTCGGCTGCAGGCTCTGCGTCATGGTCTGCCCTGCAGGGGTCATAGAGTACGTTCCCGAGGTCAGGAAGGTCACCTTCTGGCTCGGAAGGTGCGTCTTCTGCCAGCAGTGCGTGGACGTCTGCCCCGTAAAGGCCCTGGAGATGAGCGATGAGTTCCTCCTGGCGACGGACGACAAGTACAACGACAACCTCCGCTGGTTCAAGGAGGATGAGATAGAGGAGCTCAAAAAGAAGCTGGAGGAGCAGAAGAAGGCCAAGGAGGCGGCAAAGAAAGGGGCCGAGTCCCAGAAGAAGTAG
- a CDS encoding hydrogenase subunit MbhD domain-containing protein yields MNFEELFWVLQAMVGLGLLIAAIAAVRFKNLVSAVIAMAVFSLILSLEFYILQAPDVAIAEAGVGACLTTAMYLLAIKKTTDEEVIE; encoded by the coding sequence ATGAACTTCGAAGAGCTCTTCTGGGTGCTTCAGGCCATGGTGGGGCTGGGGCTTCTGATAGCAGCCATAGCGGCGGTGAGGTTCAAGAACCTGGTCTCAGCCGTCATCGCGATGGCGGTGTTCAGTCTGATACTCTCGCTGGAGTTCTACATACTGCAGGCACCCGACGTCGCGATAGCGGAGGCGGGAGTTGGAGCGTGCCTCACGACGGCGATGTACCTGCTGGCGATCAAGAAGACCACCGACGAGGAGGTGATAGAATGA
- a CDS encoding Na+/H+ antiporter subunit E, protein MGFAAPFLWSLIVYLLLTAGSGNVIAWSPGELIAGIVIAAIIGYATKEVMDEKVGYFFSPRRWLLLIVYAIGPFFLAMAKANIDVAYRVITGRIRPGIVRISPDLTRDESRTLLANSITLTPGTFTLEIDEEGNFYVHWINVPPGKEKPTPEELCGYLPKWARRIGE, encoded by the coding sequence ATGGGGTTTGCCGCACCGTTCCTGTGGTCCCTTATCGTCTATCTGCTCCTCACGGCGGGCTCAGGCAACGTCATCGCCTGGAGCCCCGGGGAGCTGATTGCAGGGATTGTAATAGCGGCCATCATAGGCTACGCCACAAAGGAAGTCATGGACGAAAAGGTGGGCTACTTCTTCAGCCCGAGGAGATGGCTGCTCCTCATAGTTTACGCCATAGGACCGTTCTTCCTGGCAATGGCCAAAGCCAATATCGACGTGGCCTACCGCGTCATAACGGGCAGGATAAGGCCCGGAATCGTAAGGATATCTCCTGACCTGACCAGGGACGAGAGCAGGACTCTTCTGGCCAACTCGATAACGCTGACCCCTGGAACCTTCACGCTGGAGATAGACGAGGAAGGCAACTTCTACGTTCACTGGATAAACGTGCCGCCCGGAAAGGAGAAACCCACCCCAGAGGAGCTGTGCGGGTATCTTCCAAAATGGGCAAGGAGGATTGGAGAATGA
- a CDS encoding cation:proton antiporter: MTVDGAFMWALILLLFSAMLTLIRLLAGPTIPDRAVALDSMTTTTAGAMVIYGVVTRQAVFIDVALVYAVLSYIATLYIARYLVRKRVGVACECEEGEAA; encoded by the coding sequence ATGACGGTCGATGGAGCATTTATGTGGGCGCTGATACTGCTACTGTTCTCAGCCATGCTGACGCTCATAAGGCTCCTCGCGGGGCCGACGATACCGGACAGGGCCGTCGCCCTGGATTCCATGACGACCACCACGGCGGGGGCCATGGTCATCTACGGCGTGGTAACCAGACAGGCGGTTTTCATAGACGTCGCGCTGGTTTACGCGGTTCTGAGCTACATCGCGACCCTCTACATAGCCCGCTACCTTGTCAGGAAGAGGGTGGGAGTTGCATGCGAGTGCGAGGAGGGGGAGGCGGCATGA